The Capsicum annuum cultivar UCD-10X-F1 chromosome 3, UCD10Xv1.1, whole genome shotgun sequence genomic sequence GGTGGGGTGTGCCATGACGAAACAAGGGAATGAAAGGCCGCTTTGCGTTGGGTGCTCTTTAACCTCTCCATAATGATGGCTCCGTTGTCTTGGGATCCGAACCATCCAATggagaataagagaagagcaaAGCGCCAAATGGTATACCTCGTTGAAATAGCTGAATCATATAGAAGCGGATGTAGTGTTTATTTGAACCCAATATTTTCGACAAAAAACGTTAATATACCTGTTAAATTACTAAAATTTCAACAGACATTGAATTCTGAACTCATAATTTTGAAAGTAAAACGAACACTTAGGACATTGATGATGCTGATGTTGTGTTTTCATTTGCTTAGGGAGCTTTTACTCATCAAGATTTTGCTGGTCACAAGGGTACAATCAATACCGGTGATGTGCAGGTATATAATATTCAGCTCTTCAACATTTTCACTTACAAGCTATGTTTCTAGGACCCTCCAAAAAAGCCTAACTTTTGGATGATTCGACAGACATCCGACAGTatatttgaagagtccgagcaacacagcttacacaaacaaaagaaaagttTAGTTTGCTGATACATGTTTCTTGTTTTGAATGATATTGCAGTGGATGACAGCAGGAAGAGGTATAATTCACTCCGAAATGCCCGCAGGAGAAGGCAGTCAAAAAGGGTTGCAACTTTGGataaatctttcttctaaggacAAAATGTAAGTTAGTTACACCAGTCGTCTTCCTTTTGACCTATGTCGCTCGAACTCTTTGAAAGTGCTGGTGTATTCGTGTCAGACCTCCAAAGATGCACTATTGTTAggagaatccgacacgcacccgttGGCATTTTTAAAGAGTCCGCACAACACAACTTTTGACCTGACTACCCCTTATAGATACTTTACACACTACTACCGTAGTTTATTGTACTTTACGGTAGTGTTAGTAGTAAAAAAATGATGTTAGCTCATATCTACTTTTACAGTGGGGGCAGGGGGAGGAGTATTTGTTTGTAGTATACTAAATGCAGTATCAAAAGTACCTTTCTTTTCTCTggtttattttttacctttttttggcTAAGCATAACGTTCGCTTTGACTAAATTCTCAAAGATTTTGGACATTTTTATGACACGATGTTCTTCAAATCAAGAACTATTATCCCAACTATGACATCTAgacttatttttaaatttatgtatatCATCTCTAAACTTGTCCAGATAGTCTTTCGAAAAATCCATTTTGAAGCTTGTTCAGCTCAGTTTGATTTAGCCCGAAACTAAATTTCCCAAGTCAAATTTACATTCCGAAAAGTGAAGAGTTTGTGGTGTTTACATGGTCTATATTGGATCGCTCTTGCCTTTTTAATAACTATACTCGAAAACTATTGAAAATAATAGTTCTAAACTATGTTGTTCAGATCCTCCAGAAATGCTACGCTACTACGTCTGTGTCGGATCTTCCAGAAAAATGCCTAACTTTTGGAGCATCCGagcaaaataaattttaaatcgttCTAGTTTTACCCTGCTCTCTGTATCACTAAGTTGAAAATCCGACTGCAGGATCGAGCCACGGTATCAAGAACTGCTGGACGAGGACATACCACAAGCAGAGAACAACGGGGTTCAAGTAAAAATTATAGCAGGTGAAGCGATGGGAGTCCAATCTCCAGTTTACACACGAACGCCTACAATGTACCTCGATTTCACCCTACAACCAACAGCTTACTACCATCAAGCCATCCCAGAGTCTTGGAATGCGTTCGTGTATATAATCGAAGGAGAAGGCGTCTTCGGAATTCCAAATTCGGGTCCAGTATCAGCTCACCATTGCTTGGTTTTAGGCCCCGGTGAAGGACTTAGTGTCTGGAACAAATCTTCAAAGCCATTGAGATTTGTTCTGTTAGGTGGACAACCTCTCAACGAACCCGTGGTTCAACATGGTCCTTTCGTGATGAACTCACAAGACGAAATTGATCAAACTTTCGAGGATTATCAATACTGCAAGAACGGTTTTGAGAATGCTCGATACTGGAGATCCGGATACTGAAGAAATGATTGGAGCTGATATAATAATTACTATAAGCTATGTTGCTTGGAATCTTTGAAAATGCAGATAGGTgtgtgtgtcggatccttcaaaagtagtataACGTTTGAGGATCCAACGTAGGTGCAACAACATGTTCGGAGAGTAAGAGCAACATAGACTATAAGCCACAAAATGCaccttttttatgtttttttttttaatttatttcataaatatatccCTAGTAAAGAAATAATGGTTCAGTTTATGTTGATTTATCCTTTGAAAATTGTTCAAGTTATTGTTATTTATTCTAATATTTATCTATAATTGAGGGATTAAAATGTTATTCTCCCTTTAATGTTGACAGGTCATGATCAAAAAGTTGACCgttgtttctttttcttatagAGATCAATAATCTCTTCTTGGATATGGAtatagtggtggtggtggggtaAGATACTTTGATGTAAGTTtggtttctttcttttgtttcttcattGGTGTTCGGTATTTGTTTTGGACCTCGATTATttctgagtcgtgttgggaagtcTCGAGTTGAGTTAACGCATTCGGTATCGAATACGACTTTATACATTAGGCTTGAACCCGAGACTTCTAATCGCCGGTCGATTTTCACCCAGCACCTGGCTTCGGGCGCACCTCGAGAActgtgggctaacacccaccAAATTGACCCGAAAACGgtccgttcgtgctgtttcgtccgtttgaccaccaaaatggctCCATCGATCCCACCGGACCACCCAGAGCTGCTCCACAACCCGTCGGATGGCTGCCGATTGATTTTCTCCCAGATACGGcatcggaccccaggcccacctcgAGATccgtgggctaacacccaccgaATTGGCCCGAAAATGGTCCGTTcataccgttttgcccgtttgactaccAAAATGGCTCCACCGACCCCGCCGAACCACCTAGAGCCGCTCCACAGCCCATCGGGGGGCCGATCGATTTTCGCTTGATACAACACTAGACCACGGGCCAACTCCGAGAATCATGGGCTACACCCACCAAATTGGCCCGAAAACTGGCCATTCAAGTACCACAACTTTTGATAATATGTTTGGAGTAAATTCTTTTTTTGTCAACTTTGAAATACTGCAAAATATCACATAATGTTGTTCTAGCCtcggtggacagagttacctggtacctgttgctggtgggagttGACACGTATCCTGTGGATTTAGTTGAGGCGTGCGCAAGTTGGCCCGAATaccacggttataaaaaaaatgaaaaaggctcgaaaatacccctgaactattcgAAATAGCTCTAAAATGCCCTTCGTTAgaattttggctaaaaaatatccctccattaaatatttggctcaaaaatacccctccctctaacgaaattcgaaaaaggatcaaaaatacccctgaactatctgaaatgcgTCAAAAATACcatctgttaaatatttggctcaaaaataccctcccttaacaaaattaaattatttcgttaatttatataaagttcatcatttaatttatatttcgttaatttctttaagtgaaaatttatatttcgttaatttcgttaatttatatttcgttaatttctttatagattaaaaagatgtaaagtgaaaatacctttttagaataaatatatgtttattatccaaatcaaattcaaccaatttatattataattcaaatacttgttttcattatcttatttttaaaattaaaaaaatatttttatgtaaaaaaaattaaagtattagggttaaaaatttaaagttagggtttaattcaatcgaaataatttaatttcgttaaggggaggggtatttttgagccaaatatttaacagagaggtatttaacgaaattaaattattttgattatttcgttaatttatataaagttcaatatttaatttatatttcggtaatttctttaagtgaaaatttatatttcgttaattttgttaatttcattaaagattaaaaagatataaagtgaaaatacctttttagaataaatgtatatttattttcctaatcaaattcaaccaatttatattataattcaaatacttttttttcattatcttattttaaaatttaaaaaatacttttatgtaaaaaaattaaagtattaggattaaaaagttaaaattagggtttaactcaatcgaaataatttaatttcgttaaggggagaggtatttttgagccaaatatttaacagaggggtatttaacgaaattaaattatttcgttaatttatataaagttcatcgtttaatttttatttcgttaatttctttaagtgcaaatttatatttcattaatttcgttaatttctttaaagattaaaaagatgtaaagtgaaaatacctttttagaataaatgtatgtttatttttcaaatcaaactcaaccaatttatattataattcaaatacttttttcattatcttatttttaaaattaaaaaaatacttttatataaaaaaaattaaagtattagggttaaaaagttaaagttagggtttaattcaatagaaataatttaatttcgttaagggaaggggtatttttgagccaaatatttaacaaagggatatttttgacccattttagatagttcaggggtatttttgatcctttttcgaattccgttagagggaggggtatttttgagccaaatatttaacgggggggtatttttgaaccaaaaatctaacgagggatATTTTTAAGCTAtttagatagttcaggggtatttttgatacttttccgtaaaaaaaaataaaaaatactgtcACATAATGTTCTAGAACAAGAATGTTGGTGGGGAGTTTCTTGTTTGTAGTAACTTTTTTATTTGACAATTTTGAAATATGGGAATATCTCATAATGTTTCTAGAACTAAAAGTGGTTGTGAGGATGAATGGGatcattttatataattttggtgaGAAAAGGATGTTTACTTAGTTTCTAGAAGATGTTGATATGCACAGAGTTTGTTGATATTGTCTTGTTCTTCTAGaatatttagttttgatttggCGCGgttaaattaattcatgaaaatatAACTCGTCTAATGCATCCAAATTTAAATGGATTATCGACTCGCCAATTTACTAACTCAACCTATTTTGATCTGCTTAATTCAGCTCATCTAAAAATAGAGTTGCATCACTAATGCATTTGTCAAAAAGCaaacaatttcttttgatttctcatCTGGTGTCCGATACCTACATTAAGGCCCGACTAAATCATTCGAATCAAAAAGTCCCGGTTGAGAGTAAACCACTCCCTAACAAGGTCATTCCACACTCGATATTCAAACTCAAGAACCTGCATTAAGGCCCGATTAAATCATTCGCACCGGGAAGTCCCCACATTGAGAGTATGGCCCGACTAAATCATTCGCGTCGGGAAGTCCCACGTTGAGAGTAAAATGCTCCCAAACAAGGCGATTCCACACTCAATACTCGAACTCAAGAACCTGTATTAAAGTCCGACTAAATCATTCGCGTCCGGAAGTCCCATTTTGAGAGTAAGGCCAGACTAAATCATTCATGTCGGAAAGTCTAACTCAGATTTAGAGTAAACCCCACACAATATTCGAACTCAAGAACCTATATTAAGGCCCAACTAAATCATTCGCGTCGGGAAGTCCCACATTGAGAGTAAGGCCCGACTAAATCATTCGCATCGGGAAGTCCCACATTGAGAGAAAGGCCCATCATTCTCATCTGAAAGTCCCATGTTGAGAGTAAACTGCTCCCTAACAAGGCGATTCCATACTCAATATTCAACTCAAGAACCTGTATTAGGGCtaatttgtttgcacttaatggaggtctgaatctgaatggttcagacttcaaaccattaagtgcatttgttttttattaagattttagctcttaataggtctgaataggtctcaATCATTCAAATCTACAATCAAGTCTTAATGGGTCTGAAGAGGTAttttggtgttggataatattcaccgccactctattcataatcatccgtcaccaccactaaccacctctgccaccgccaccattgtcaaccaccacccaccatctccaccatcacaaccaccatcgacaacaaatacCGCCAACCAATCACTATTGTCAATCTCTACCACACCTACCATctctattattataattatattcaccgccaccacCACCGTCAAtagcaccaccatcatcaaccattaccggtcaatccctactatagaccaactcatctatcacaactagcaccaccgctaactaccactaatacatcacaatcTCCGCACATTCTTTGGTCGCCGCCACCAGTGTCACTAGTAACgcacctctaccatcacttcaaccactaccatcactacaatttatctctgctaacaaccatctccactatcacaacTAACAATATCTCTTACTAGCACCAACACTTTGTcaaaccatcatgcattcatttttcagccatcacaatcaacacctccaactactaacatcaagcaacgtcacatcacaacacCCACCCCCACTATCAgccgccaccatcataacagtcactacaataatCATCATAACTATtaccaccaacattactaatcactaacatcaatcactgtcactgcaaccaccattataaaccatctccactattactaacaaatataaatattttttcaaccaaataataattttgttgtattaaattacaaatttttctgatatataattaattttttatttgaattgtactttttattttattatatacacaaatgatttttttttttttgcatctaGAGACACcttaatcattcagattcagAACTTTGAATCTTAGAAAAAACAAATACAACcttaaagcccaattaaatcaTTCACATCCGGAAGTCCCATGTTGAGAGTAAGGCCAGACAAAATCATTCGCGTCGAGAAGTCCCATAATGACAGTAAGGCCTGACTAAATCATCTGCGTCGAGAAGTCCCACGTTGAGAGTAAACAGCTCCCGAACAAGGTGATACCACACTCAATATTCAAACTCAAGAACCTGCATTAAAGCCCAACTATATATCATTCGCGTCCGGAAGTCCCATGATGAGAGTAAGGCCAGNNNNNNNNNNNNNNNNNNNNNNNNNNNNNNNNNNNNNNNNNNNNNNNNNNNNNNNNNNNNNNNNNNNNNNNNNNNNNNNNNNNNNNNNNNNNNNNNNNNNNNNNNNNNNNNNNNNNNNNNNNNNNNNNNNNNNNNNNNNNNNNNNNNNNNNNNNNNNNNNNNNNNNNNNNNNNNNNNNNNNNNNNNNNNNNNNNNNNNNNNNNNNNNNNNNNNNNNNNNNNNNNNNNNNNNNNNNNNNNNNNNNNNNNNNNNNNNNNNNNNNNNNNNNNNNNNNNNNNNNNNNNNNNNNNNNNNNNNNNNNNNNNNNNNNNNNNNNNNNNNNNNNNNNNNNNNNNNNNNNNNNNNNNNNNNNNNNNNNNNNNNNNNNNNNNNNNNNNNNNNNNNNNNNNNNNNNNNNNNNNNNNNNNNNNNNNNNNNNNNNNNNNNNNNNNNNNNNNNNNNNNNNNNNNNNNNNNNNNNNNNNNNNNNNNNNNNNNNNNNNNNNNNNNNNNNNNNNNNNNNNNNNNNNNNNNNNNNNNNNNNNNNNNNNNNNNNNNNNNNNNNNNNNNNNNNNNNNNNNNNNNNNNNNNNNNNNNNNNNNNNNNNNNNNNNNNNNNNNNNNNNNNNNNNNNNNNNNNNNNNNNNNNNNNNNNNNNNNNNNNNNNNNNNNNNNNNNNNNNNNNNNNNNNNNNNNNNNNNNNNNNNNNNNNNNNNNNNNNNNNNNNNNNNNNNNNNNNNNNNNNNNNNNNNNNNNNNNNNNNNNNNNNNNNNNNNNNNNNNNNNNNNNNNNNNNNNNNNNNNNNNNNNNNNNNNNNNNNNNNNNNNNNNNNNNNNNNNNNNNNNNNNNNNNNNNNNNNNNNNNNNNNNNNNNNNNNNNNNNNNNNNNNNNNNNNNNNNNNNNNNNNNNNNNNNNNNNNNNNNNNNNNNNNNNNNNNNNNNNNNNNNNNNNNNNNNNNNNNNNNNNNNNNNNNNNNNNNNNNNNNNNNNNNNNNNNNNNNNNNNNNNNNNNNNNNNNNNNNNNNNNNNNNNNNNNNNNNNNNNNNNNNNNNNNNNNNNNNNNNNNNNNNNNNNNNNNNNNNNNNNNNNNNNNNNNNNNNNNNNNNNNNNNNNNNNNNNNNNNNNNNNNNNNNNNNNNNNNNNNNNNNNNNNNNNNNNNNNNNNNNNNNNNNNNNNNNNNNNNNNNNNNNNNNNNNNNNNNNNNNNNNNNNNNNNNNNNNNNNNNNNNNNNNNNNNNNNNNNNNNNNNNNNNNNNNNNNNNNNNNNNNNNNNNNNNNNNNNNNNNNNNNNNNNNNNNNNNNNNNNNNNNNNNNNNNNNNNNNNNNNNNNNNNNNNNNNNNNNNNNNNNNNNNNNNNNNNNNNNNNNNNNNNNNNNNNNNNNNNNNNNNNNNNNNNNNNNNNNNNNNNNNNNNNNNNNNNNNNNNNNNNNNNNNNNNNNNNNNNNNNNNNNNNNNNNNNNNNNNNNNNNNNNNNNNNNNNNNNNNNNNNNNNNNNNNNNNNNNNNNNNNNNNNNNNNNNNNNNNNNNNNNNNNNNNNNNNNNNNNNNNNNNNNNNNNNNNNNNNNNNNNNNNNNNNNNNNNNNNNNNNNNNNNNNNNNNNNNNNNNNNNNNNNNNNNNNNNNNNNNNNNNNNNNNNNNNNNNNNNNNNNNNNNNNNNNNNNNNNNNNNNNNNNNNNNNNNNNNNNNNNNNNNNNNNNNNNNNNNNNNNNNNNNNNNNNNNNNNNNNNNNNNNNNNNNNNNNNNNNNNNNNNNNNNNNNNNNNNNNNNNNNNNNNNNNNNNNNNNNNNNNNNNNNNNNNNNNNNNNNNNNNNNNNNNNNNNNNNNNNNNNNNNNNNNNNNNNNNNNNNNNNNNNNNNNNNNNNNNNNNNNNNNNNNNNNNNNNNNNNNNNNNNNNNNNNNNNNNNNNNNNNNNNNNNNNNNNNNNNNNNNNNNNNNNNNNNNNNNNNNNNNNNNNNNNNNNNNNNNNNNNNNNNNNNNNNNNNNNNNNNNNNNNNNNNNNNNNNNNNNNNNNNNNNNNNNNNNNNNNNNNNNNNNNNNNNNNNNNNNN encodes the following:
- the LOC107864441 gene encoding pirin-like protein; its protein translation is MRAIFGKLLLNCTAFVRNTKLSRKPISFSIRKNIIMSESNEYDSCFDNPRLVIKKVLAKPQSEGNGAVVRRSIGRHELRNLDPFLMLDEFSVSAPAGFPDHPHRGFETVTYMLEGAFTHQDFAGHKGTINTGDVQWMTAGRGIIHSEMPAGEGSQKGLQLWINLSSKDKMIEPRYQELLDEDIPQAENNGVQVKIIAGEAMGVQSPVYTRTPTMYLDFTLQPTAYYHQAIPESWNAFVYIIEGEGVFGIPNSGPVSAHHCLVLGPGEGLSVWNKSSKPLRFVLLGGQPLNEPVVQHGPFVMNSQDEIDQTFEDYQYCKNGFENARYWRSGY